A stretch of Homo sapiens chromosome 12, GRCh38.p14 Primary Assembly DNA encodes these proteins:
- the TDG gene encoding G/T mismatch-specific thymine DNA glycosylase isoform X2 — translation MAAYKGHHYPGPGNHFWKCLFMSGLSEVQLNHMDDHTLPGKYGIGFTNMVERTTPGSKDLSSKEFREGGRILVQKLQKYQPRIAVFNGKCIYEIFSKEVFGVKVKNLEFGLQPHKIPDTETLCYVMPSSSARCAQFPRAQDKVHYYIKLKDLRDQLKGIERNMDVQEVQYTFDLQLAQEDAKKMAVKEEKYDPGYEAAYGGAYGENPCSSEPCGFSSNGLIESVELRGESAFSGIPNGQWMTQSFTDQIPSFSNHCGTQEQEEESHA, via the exons ATGGCTGCTTACAAAGGGCATCATTACCCTGGACCTGGAAACCATTTTT ggaaGTGTTTGTTTATGTCAGGGCTCAGTGAGGTCCAGCTGAACCATATGGATGATCACACTCTACCAGGGAAGTATGGTATTGGATTTACCAACATGGTGGAAAGGACCACGCCCGGCAGCAAAGATCTCTCCAG tAAAGAATTTCGTGAAGGAGGACGTATTCTAGTACAGAAATTACAGAAATATCAGCCACGAATAGCAGTGTTTAATGGAAAAT gtatttatgaaatttttagtaaagaagttTTTGGAGTAAAGGTTAAGAACTTGGAATTTGGGCTTCAGCCCCATAAGATTCCAGACACAGAAACT CTCTGCTATGTTATGCCATCATCCAGTGCAAGATGTGCTCAGTTTCCTCGAGCCCAAGACAAAGTTCATTACTACATAAAACTGAAGGACTTAAGAGATCAGTTGAAAGGCATTGAACGAAATATGGACGTTCAAGAGGTGCAATATACATTTGACCTACAGCTTGCCCAAG AGGATGCAAAGAAGATGGCtgttaaggaagaaaaatatgatcCAGGTTATGAGGCAGCATATGGTGGTGCTTACGGAGAAAATCCATGCAGCAGTGAACCTTGTGGCTTCTCTTCAAATGGGCTAA TTGAGAGCGTGGAGTTAAGAGGAGAATCAGCTTTCAGTGGCATTCCTAATGGGCAGTGGATGACCCAGTCATTTACAGACCAAATTCCTTCCTTTAGTAATCACTGTGGAACACaagaacaggaagaagaaagCCATGCTTAA
- the TDG gene encoding G/T mismatch-specific thymine DNA glycosylase isoform X1: MGECYSLQQAQAFYTFPFQQLMAEAPNMAVVNEQQMPEEVPAPAPAQEPVQEAPKGRKRKPRTTEPKQPVEPKKPVESKKSGKSAKSKEKQEKITDTFKVKRKVDRFNGVSEAELLTKTLPDILTFNLDIVIIGINPGLMAAYKGHHYPGPGNHFWKCLFMSGLSEVQLNHMDDHTLPGKYGIGFTNMVERTTPGSKDLSSKEFREGGRILVQKLQKYQPRIAVFNGKCIYEIFSKEVFGVKVKNLEFGLQPHKIPDTETLCYVMPSSSARCAQFPRAQDKVHYYIKLKDLRDQLKGIERNMDVQEVQYTFDLQLAQEDAKKMAVKEEKYDPGYEAAYGGAYGENPCSSEPCGFSSNGLIESVELRGESAFSGIPNGQWMTQSFTDQIPSFSNHCGTQEQEEESHA; this comes from the exons ATGGGAGAGTG CTATTCCCTTCAGCAAGCTCAAGCTTTTTATACGTTTCCATTTCAACAACTGATGGCTGAAGCTCCTAATATGGCAGTTGTGAATGAACAGCAAATGCCAGAAGAAgttccagccccagctcctgcTCAGGAACCAGTGCAAG aggctccaaaaggaagaaaaagaaaacccagaacaACAGAACCAAAACAACCAGTGGAACCCAAAAAACCTGTTGAGTCAAAAAAATCTGGCAAGTctgcaaaatcaaaagaaaaacaagaaaaaattacagacacatttaaagtaaaaagaaaagtagacCGTTTTAATGGTGTTTCAGAAGCTGAACTTCTGACCAAGACTCTCCCCGATATTTTGACCTTCAATCTGGACATTGTCATT attgGCATAAACCCGGGACTAATGGCTGCTTACAAAGGGCATCATTACCCTGGACCTGGAAACCATTTTT ggaaGTGTTTGTTTATGTCAGGGCTCAGTGAGGTCCAGCTGAACCATATGGATGATCACACTCTACCAGGGAAGTATGGTATTGGATTTACCAACATGGTGGAAAGGACCACGCCCGGCAGCAAAGATCTCTCCAG tAAAGAATTTCGTGAAGGAGGACGTATTCTAGTACAGAAATTACAGAAATATCAGCCACGAATAGCAGTGTTTAATGGAAAAT gtatttatgaaatttttagtaaagaagttTTTGGAGTAAAGGTTAAGAACTTGGAATTTGGGCTTCAGCCCCATAAGATTCCAGACACAGAAACT CTCTGCTATGTTATGCCATCATCCAGTGCAAGATGTGCTCAGTTTCCTCGAGCCCAAGACAAAGTTCATTACTACATAAAACTGAAGGACTTAAGAGATCAGTTGAAAGGCATTGAACGAAATATGGACGTTCAAGAGGTGCAATATACATTTGACCTACAGCTTGCCCAAG AGGATGCAAAGAAGATGGCtgttaaggaagaaaaatatgatcCAGGTTATGAGGCAGCATATGGTGGTGCTTACGGAGAAAATCCATGCAGCAGTGAACCTTGTGGCTTCTCTTCAAATGGGCTAA TTGAGAGCGTGGAGTTAAGAGGAGAATCAGCTTTCAGTGGCATTCCTAATGGGCAGTGGATGACCCAGTCATTTACAGACCAAATTCCTTCCTTTAGTAATCACTGTGGAACACaagaacaggaagaagaaagCCATGCTTAA
- the TDG gene encoding G/T mismatch-specific thymine DNA glycosylase isoform 1 (isoform 1 is encoded by transcript variant 1) — MEAENAGSYSLQQAQAFYTFPFQQLMAEAPNMAVVNEQQMPEEVPAPAPAQEPVQEAPKGRKRKPRTTEPKQPVEPKKPVESKKSGKSAKSKEKQEKITDTFKVKRKVDRFNGVSEAELLTKTLPDILTFNLDIVIIGINPGLMAAYKGHHYPGPGNHFWKCLFMSGLSEVQLNHMDDHTLPGKYGIGFTNMVERTTPGSKDLSSKEFREGGRILVQKLQKYQPRIAVFNGKCIYEIFSKEVFGVKVKNLEFGLQPHKIPDTETLCYVMPSSSARCAQFPRAQDKVHYYIKLKDLRDQLKGIERNMDVQEVQYTFDLQLAQEDAKKMAVKEEKYDPGYEAAYGGAYGENPCSSEPCGFSSNGLIESVELRGESAFSGIPNGQWMTQSFTDQIPSFSNHCGTQEQEEESHA; from the exons CTATTCCCTTCAGCAAGCTCAAGCTTTTTATACGTTTCCATTTCAACAACTGATGGCTGAAGCTCCTAATATGGCAGTTGTGAATGAACAGCAAATGCCAGAAGAAgttccagccccagctcctgcTCAGGAACCAGTGCAAG aggctccaaaaggaagaaaaagaaaacccagaacaACAGAACCAAAACAACCAGTGGAACCCAAAAAACCTGTTGAGTCAAAAAAATCTGGCAAGTctgcaaaatcaaaagaaaaacaagaaaaaattacagacacatttaaagtaaaaagaaaagtagacCGTTTTAATGGTGTTTCAGAAGCTGAACTTCTGACCAAGACTCTCCCCGATATTTTGACCTTCAATCTGGACATTGTCATT attgGCATAAACCCGGGACTAATGGCTGCTTACAAAGGGCATCATTACCCTGGACCTGGAAACCATTTTT ggaaGTGTTTGTTTATGTCAGGGCTCAGTGAGGTCCAGCTGAACCATATGGATGATCACACTCTACCAGGGAAGTATGGTATTGGATTTACCAACATGGTGGAAAGGACCACGCCCGGCAGCAAAGATCTCTCCAG tAAAGAATTTCGTGAAGGAGGACGTATTCTAGTACAGAAATTACAGAAATATCAGCCACGAATAGCAGTGTTTAATGGAAAAT gtatttatgaaatttttagtaaagaagttTTTGGAGTAAAGGTTAAGAACTTGGAATTTGGGCTTCAGCCCCATAAGATTCCAGACACAGAAACT CTCTGCTATGTTATGCCATCATCCAGTGCAAGATGTGCTCAGTTTCCTCGAGCCCAAGACAAAGTTCATTACTACATAAAACTGAAGGACTTAAGAGATCAGTTGAAAGGCATTGAACGAAATATGGACGTTCAAGAGGTGCAATATACATTTGACCTACAGCTTGCCCAAG AGGATGCAAAGAAGATGGCtgttaaggaagaaaaatatgatcCAGGTTATGAGGCAGCATATGGTGGTGCTTACGGAGAAAATCCATGCAGCAGTGAACCTTGTGGCTTCTCTTCAAATGGGCTAA TTGAGAGCGTGGAGTTAAGAGGAGAATCAGCTTTCAGTGGCATTCCTAATGGGCAGTGGATGACCCAGTCATTTACAGACCAAATTCCTTCCTTTAGTAATCACTGTGGAACACaagaacaggaagaagaaagCCATGCTTAA
- the TDG gene encoding G/T mismatch-specific thymine DNA glycosylase isoform X3: MITLYQGSMVLDLPTWWKGPRPAAKISPGIYEIFSKEVFGVKVKNLEFGLQPHKIPDTETLCYVMPSSSARCAQFPRAQDKVHYYIKLKDLRDQLKGIERNMDVQEVQYTFDLQLAQEDAKKMAVKEEKYDPGYEAAYGGAYGENPCSSEPCGFSSNGLIESVELRGESAFSGIPNGQWMTQSFTDQIPSFSNHCGTQEQEEESHA; this comes from the exons ATGATCACACTCTACCAGGGAAGTATGGTATTGGATTTACCAACATGGTGGAAAGGACCACGCCCGGCAGCAAAGATCTCTCCAG gtatttatgaaatttttagtaaagaagttTTTGGAGTAAAGGTTAAGAACTTGGAATTTGGGCTTCAGCCCCATAAGATTCCAGACACAGAAACT CTCTGCTATGTTATGCCATCATCCAGTGCAAGATGTGCTCAGTTTCCTCGAGCCCAAGACAAAGTTCATTACTACATAAAACTGAAGGACTTAAGAGATCAGTTGAAAGGCATTGAACGAAATATGGACGTTCAAGAGGTGCAATATACATTTGACCTACAGCTTGCCCAAG AGGATGCAAAGAAGATGGCtgttaaggaagaaaaatatgatcCAGGTTATGAGGCAGCATATGGTGGTGCTTACGGAGAAAATCCATGCAGCAGTGAACCTTGTGGCTTCTCTTCAAATGGGCTAA TTGAGAGCGTGGAGTTAAGAGGAGAATCAGCTTTCAGTGGCATTCCTAATGGGCAGTGGATGACCCAGTCATTTACAGACCAAATTCCTTCCTTTAGTAATCACTGTGGAACACaagaacaggaagaagaaagCCATGCTTAA